The nucleotide sequence GTCTGGCTACCCATATGAAAACTTTCCTGCAACTGTATATTCTAAACTGTATATTCTAACTTCTCATTGACAATCATTTGTGTGATTTTATCCTCCTCCAAAAATACATACGGTTCTCCATCCTAAAGTGTTATAGGTTTCAGCGGTAAAGGGATGTAAGTAAATAGTTGTAAAGTTGTTACATAATTCATTCCCAATTCAATCGTATTAGCAGCCAGTGTGATTGGGGGTTGAGCAGTCTCCGGTGAAGGCTGCCCAATGAACATTACGGACATGGTCGTCATCGTCTATATAGGCAAATTCGGATTTTTAGGCTAGTGTTTAGAgagaatattttcaaattatccCATGGGtaaaatgatataattttactCGTTTTATTTCATTTTACTAAATCTTTGTTGACTTGACAAATATAAAATAGTCCcttcgtttcatattagttgacccCTATTGACTTTACAcacccattaaaaaaatattaattaggattttttttaaccaaattagtcttattaattatgctttgaaaatacaaatttgagtaaatatactttatttagtcatttagtGTAAAGGATGGTATtggaaaaacataataaaatcctcttgatttcatcaaatggacaactaaatttaaacaaatatttttagaaagaggaccAACAacgaaatggaggaagtattaatTAGGCatgtattttattgtattaacTTTATTAATGATGCTTTGAAACTCTAAATTTAACTACTATTACTTTAAATAGTTATTCAATACTAACGGTGGAAAGGGGAAAATCTAATAAATATTCTCTtgatataataaattaaacaagtaaattgaaacatctatttttagtataggaGCCAAGTAAAACAAACGAGGGGagtaattaattttatcttgatttaatATGTGTACAAATAAtttgagatatatatttatagataTCGGGAGTATACATTATTGATTGTAGCATTGAACCTGCAATTTTTCATTTGATAGccttaaatttgataaaaatttacCCACAGTGTTTACTGTGCTTCCTTAAGCATTGTTATTTAAACTGTGATTATGGTCAAGTGTAGAAAAACGGTGATCAATGAGAAAATTGTTTGTGATTAAAAAGGtacacttatttttattttcttggtttccCATCGGTGTTCAGAGTCCGCATTAGACCCCGACTAATTCGAATTTGCACCAAGTAGGCTCATTCGAGGGTAGCGCTTCATATCAAGGATTTTTCAAAATTCAGGGCTCAAATTTGAGACCTCTATTTGAGGAAGAAATAGTCTtatccactgcaccacatcctTGGTCGTAAAAAATGGTACACTTACaaagaatatgaaataaaaataaattattaaaatgagTGAAACGTTCTTGACTTGAGAAAGTCTTGTGAGATAATGAAGTGAGGTGCGAAGAGTTTATATATGCGTAAAATGTTTTATGCATCGTTTGAGGGGTGAACTAAATTATTGTGAAATTATAATAGTgagataataatttttaaataaatttattccaTTTAAGAGatgtgataaaataatatcaagttGATGAAATGAGTGAGAATGTATGAGGATTAAGCTTCAGAATGTATGAGGATTAAGCTTCAGACAAAGTTTATACTTCTATTATCCCATTTTATATGTCGTCATTTGATCGGACacataatttaagaaataaatgataattttataaaatttataaaattattcctCTTAAAGTtactttaatatttaatttttagttattttttttaattaagtagaattaaataagaataaaatgagaatgatctcattaaataattttcatataacaaaagatgatattttttaatagatggattaaaaacaaaaatgaccaTATATAAAATGACATGCAGGGAGTAGTACTTTTGATAAACTGTGTTGATTTATTCAGAATAAATTAACATTGTCTGTAGTAAAATATTTTACTCTATCGCGCATATcaaatacttcctccattttataaagaatgatttattttattttttatttaagttaaagaaaataatcacttttcatttttgtcaATACCTTACTTTTAACTTTTCATAAGACATATTTAAAATCAgaatattaaatgatattttgatacatttaatataattttaatttaagatcataatatttaaaaatattttttattttattaaattttgtatcaagtcactcatttgtttttttaaagaaaGAGTAACTCAAGATATTTTCCTTGGTTTTAGGTTATGttcttttagaattttttttttcagtacACAGAATTTTGATGTGGACAGAATTATCGTAAAGATATTTCACTTGAAATTTTGACCACAAGtgacaagatatatatatatatatatatatatatatatatatatatatatatatatatatatatatatatatttgcagcCACCAATATCCATCCATAGATAATCTGCAGAATTGTTTCTACAAAAAGTTGCATCTTGTATGGCTGTGTCTTCGGCAGTTAGCATGAACTTTGTAGTTGTATATGtttctttagattattatttttttcagtacATAGAATTTTGTTGTAGACAGAAATATCGTGAAAATAATTCACTTGAAATTTTAACCACAAGTGacaagatatatatgtatatttgcagGCACCAATATCCATCCACAGAATGTCTGCAGAATTGTCTTTTCAAAAAGTTGCATCTAGTATTGCTGTGTCTTCGGCAGTTAGCATGAACCTTGCAGTCGTATCAAGAGAACTTTTTTCACCTTCTCCACAACCTCTCACATCAAATTCATGGAAAAGAAGGGGAAGCAATTTGAAAGTTAGAGCAAAATTAGGTTTGGTTTAAGTTCATTAATCAATTTATTGTTTATGACATTGCAGTTTTCcatatatgaatatttttttaaaaatttttttggcGTGTGTGAGTGTGTTTTATGATAGGAGGAGGAGAGGGTGATGTCAAGAACGATGGGAAGAAGAAATTCATAACTAAAGAGGAAGAACCTGAACAGTAAGTTTTCCATccgtcatttctttcttttttgaactTTGCCTATCATCCCAAAGAATAATTGCTTTATAAATTCTAACatggaatttgttggtgaaatGATTGGGATTTTCTACCCCTTAATCATTCTCGGGTTTGAACACGTCGAATAGAGAACCTTCTGTTAAGCTAtgatttgctctttttttttgattatttagaGCGAATCCAGATTTATCTGGTTACTGAATTTTGGGTACTAGATGATTGACAAGAACTTGTCGAAATCTATATTGCTCGGGTTCTTCAAGAATGTTGTCATACCCATACAATCCTCATAAATTATACTACTTCTGGAGGACCAGCCAAACAccgatatttttgaagagtccaagcaataATAGGCCCGTACTTAGCCACCTAGGTGTACACTACATCGGTTTGTTATGATTCGAACTGAAATTGAGATAAATTGCTCTTATCTTTATTCTGAACTAGTTTGAGGAGTTTGAATTTTAGATGGTCTCAACtagtaattataattattattttcaaaagtaACTTTCTTGTTGAAGACAATttaaatcaagagaaaaatgactttataagataataactattagttgagtgaccatttgagaAATAAACTCCTAGTTTGAGGTTGGGgcatattttattgatttatgtCTCGGCTCTCGCATATGATTAATATTTGTTTtggttttcttgattttgatattctTGTGAAGTAACACATAGGGAATTTGATAAAAAGATGGGAGTTTTTCTGAATTGCTTATAGTTTTTGGAGACAAACTAGTGAAAGAGATTGGCTGTTTTAGGTATTGGCAATCAGCTGGAGAAAGAGCAGGGGAGAACCCCATGAAGACTCCTCTTCCCTATATAATCATATTTGGAATGTCAACACCCTTTGTGATATTGGCCGTTGCTTTTGCAAATGGTTGGATAAAGGTTCCAATAAGGTGATGAAAGTCTGAATGAAGTAAGAGGGGCTTTTTGGATGTCTGATTCTGTTTATTCTGCTCTGGCCTTTTCTTCAGTTGAGTTTGCTCTGTATAAGATTAACCCCATTTCCACACATTCTTTTGTATTCTATGCCATGTGAAGATATAGAATTTTAAGCTCGTTGCACTTGCTATTTGTTCTGGCACTTTCTTTAGTGTTCATTCTCCATACTTATAAACCGATTGAAAAACTAGACTGGAGTTGCATGTAAGGGGTTATTACTTGGCATATGTCAGCGGTTGAAATAAGATGACTTCACTTATTCTTTTAGTGGAGGCAGAAACAACCACTTGTTAATTCAGAGATGTGAAAGAAGCCTTAATTATTTCTCTCATGACAGATGTTCTCGTGGGAAATAGTACTTGAATACTCGATCAGGCAATGGGTGGAGTAGCTCAAAACGAGTATG is from Capsicum annuum cultivar UCD-10X-F1 chromosome 5, UCD10Xv1.1, whole genome shotgun sequence and encodes:
- the LOC107870812 gene encoding uncharacterized protein LOC107870812 isoform X6 encodes the protein MAVSSAVSMNFAPISIHRMSAELSFQKVASSIAVSSAVSMNLAVVSRELFSPSPQPLTSNSWKRRGSNLKVRAKLGGGEGDVKNDGKKKFITKEEEPEQYWQSAGERAGENPMKTPLPYIIIFGMSTPFVILAVAFANGWIKVPIR
- the LOC107870812 gene encoding uncharacterized protein LOC107870812 isoform X2 — translated: MAVSSAVSMNFVAPISIHRMSAELSFQKVASSIAVSSAVSMNLAVVSRELFSPSPQPLTSNSWKRRGSNLKVRAKLVCFMIGGGEGDVKNDGKKKFITKEEEPEQYWQSAGERAGENPMKTPLPYIIIFGMSTPFVILAVAFANGWIKVPIR
- the LOC107870812 gene encoding uncharacterized protein LOC107870812 isoform X5, which codes for MAVSSAVSMNFVAPISIHRMSAELSFQKVASSIAVSSAVSMNLAVVSRELFSPSPQPLTSNSWKRRGSNLKVRAKLGGGEGDVKNDGKKKFITKEEEPEQYWQSAGERAGENPMKTPLPYIIIFGMSTPFVILAVAFANGWIKVPIR
- the LOC107870812 gene encoding uncharacterized protein LOC107870812 isoform X1; the protein is MAVSSAVSMNFVVAPISIHRMSAELSFQKVASSIAVSSAVSMNLAVVSRELFSPSPQPLTSNSWKRRGSNLKVRAKLVCFMIGGGEGDVKNDGKKKFITKEEEPEQYWQSAGERAGENPMKTPLPYIIIFGMSTPFVILAVAFANGWIKVPIR
- the LOC107870812 gene encoding uncharacterized protein LOC107870812 isoform X4, with amino-acid sequence MAVSSAVSMNFVVAPISIHRMSAELSFQKVASSIAVSSAVSMNLAVVSRELFSPSPQPLTSNSWKRRGSNLKVRAKLGGGEGDVKNDGKKKFITKEEEPEQYWQSAGERAGENPMKTPLPYIIIFGMSTPFVILAVAFANGWIKVPIR
- the LOC107870812 gene encoding uncharacterized protein LOC107870812 isoform X3, translating into MAVSSAVSMNFAPISIHRMSAELSFQKVASSIAVSSAVSMNLAVVSRELFSPSPQPLTSNSWKRRGSNLKVRAKLVCFMIGGGEGDVKNDGKKKFITKEEEPEQYWQSAGERAGENPMKTPLPYIIIFGMSTPFVILAVAFANGWIKVPIR
- the LOC107870812 gene encoding uncharacterized protein LOC107870812 isoform X7 — protein: MSAELSFQKVASSIAVSSAVSMNLAVVSRELFSPSPQPLTSNSWKRRGSNLKVRAKLVCFMIGGGEGDVKNDGKKKFITKEEEPEQYWQSAGERAGENPMKTPLPYIIIFGMSTPFVILAVAFANGWIKVPIR
- the LOC107870812 gene encoding uncharacterized protein LOC107870812 isoform X8; this encodes MSAELSFQKVASSIAVSSAVSMNLAVVSRELFSPSPQPLTSNSWKRRGSNLKVRAKLGGGEGDVKNDGKKKFITKEEEPEQYWQSAGERAGENPMKTPLPYIIIFGMSTPFVILAVAFANGWIKVPIR